A genomic window from Halorubrum trapanicum includes:
- a CDS encoding N-acetyltransferase: protein MEIRRLPTDEDALRRYAAELWLPYHRDLAAAAESHALADRPDEELIAAETEFRRDLLRENADRRLWVVSVDSELAPDGVDSGTLGPERLDPEKPAPAGVPDPDHDLVAFVSTSVDACPEVFDRPDRLVVGDIYVDESYRGSGLADRLLERAAVDARERDCGELRLDVDVDNERAAAFYEKRGFEPYRNQLTRDVK from the coding sequence ATGGAGATCCGACGGCTACCGACCGACGAGGACGCCCTCCGCCGCTACGCCGCCGAACTGTGGCTCCCCTACCACCGCGATCTCGCGGCCGCTGCGGAGAGCCACGCGCTCGCCGACCGGCCGGACGAGGAGCTGATCGCGGCCGAGACGGAGTTTCGGCGCGACCTGCTCCGCGAGAACGCGGACCGCCGGCTGTGGGTCGTATCGGTCGATTCGGAACTCGCTCCGGACGGCGTCGATTCCGGGACGCTCGGTCCCGAACGCCTCGACCCCGAGAAGCCCGCGCCCGCCGGGGTCCCCGATCCGGACCACGACCTTGTCGCGTTCGTCTCGACGAGCGTCGACGCGTGTCCGGAGGTGTTCGACCGGCCGGACCGGCTCGTTGTGGGAGACATCTACGTGGACGAATCGTACCGAGGGAGTGGGTTGGCGGACCGGTTGCTGGAGCGAGCAGCGGTAGATGCGCGCGAGCGGGACTGCGGCGAACTCCGGCTCGACGTGGACGTCGACAACGAGCGCGCGGCGGCGTTCTACGAGAAACGGGGGTTCGAGCCGTATCGGAACCAGCTGACGCGAGACGTGAAGTGA
- a CDS encoding DNA-directed RNA polymerase subunit L yields MELRVIEKTDTELHIEIAGEDHTFMNVLKGALLESDDVAAATYDMNPEQSGGQTEPVLTVKAEEGDPLDVLADAAESITERTDALRDAVRAA; encoded by the coding sequence ATGGAACTGCGGGTCATCGAGAAGACCGACACGGAACTCCACATCGAGATCGCGGGCGAGGACCACACGTTCATGAACGTGCTGAAGGGCGCCCTGCTGGAGTCGGACGACGTCGCGGCCGCGACCTACGACATGAACCCCGAGCAGTCCGGGGGCCAGACCGAGCCCGTCCTCACCGTCAAGGCCGAGGAGGGCGACCCGCTCGACGTGCTCGCGGACGCCGCCGAGTCGATCACCGAGCGCACGGACGCGCTGCGCGACGCGGTCCGCGCGGCCTGA